In Microtus ochrogaster isolate Prairie Vole_2 unplaced genomic scaffold, MicOch1.0 UNK3, whole genome shotgun sequence, the following proteins share a genomic window:
- the Smim26 gene encoding small integral membrane protein 26: MRPERAVIWYRRMSMVYAFGAWWVLGSVIFLTRRQKEPGYGEEQKDGWRDEAPLATCEDSDFDREISESLDEPHVQTSVKYPNSFISVTQRITDHLKSWTGGPRPQS, from the exons ATGCGTCCTGAAAGGGCCGTCATTTGGTACCGGCGGATGTCTATGGTCTACGCATTTGGCGCCTGGTGGGTGCTGGGTTCGGTGATTTTCCTTACACGGAGACAGAAGGAGCCAG gttatgGAGAAGAACAGAAGGATGGCTGGAGGGATGAAGCACCTCTTGCTACATGCGAAGACTCTGACTTTGACAGGGAAATAAGTGAGTCCCTTGACGAGCCTCATGTGCAGACATCTGTAAAGTATCCAAACAGTTTTATCTCAGTCACTCAGAGGATCACGGACCATCTGAAGTCATGGACTGGTGGGCCTAGGCCCCAGTCGTGA